The Columba livia isolate bColLiv1 breed racing homer chromosome 2, bColLiv1.pat.W.v2, whole genome shotgun sequence genome includes the window GTAAAGCAGAGGGCTTGTTTCAGTTCTTCTGGTAGGGAAGATGACACCAGGAAATAGTTGAATTCTGCATCTATTAAGTTATAATGAAAACTAAAGCATACACAAACATGCTGCTTCTCCTTATTGCCTGAGAGGGACTGTGCTCATCATATTTTGTGACCAAAGGTATATTGTTGAAGGAACAACCGTTAGCGtgatttcttgtttttttttttaaattatgctttTAAACCTATTACTGAACTTCAGAGTTCAATGTATTAAAAGTTCGTGTGCAGTTGGCAAAATTGCATGTTTCCTGTATAGAAGCTGAACCTTAAATTACAGAACTGTGTACCAGCAAATGATGTAGTATCTTTCCACAAATCACTGATCACTTAATAACAGTATGAATTTCTGAGGGAACAGTAAGGTGTTAAACACTTAAATATCTCAAGCTTTGTTAGTTCGTCATCTGGCATCACAGGCAGAGAAAATGAGGTATGCCATATAGTTGAtcttttttcagtgcttttgtaaaggctgaaatgtattttctttggtGCATCACTGCCTTTTGGtaaaatgaagttttctgtCGTAAGCCAACCAAGACCCAGCATGTTTTCAGGGTctaattttgaatttttgttcACATTGCAAATCGATGTGAAACCATGACTGTTGAGGCTTTCTGGCATGTACAAAACATTTGTTCAGCTAGAAAACGAATGGGGGGAAAAGAGCCAGCGGTGACACGTCCAGATGGGAGCCCGCTGgagtgctgcagagcagaacaCCTGGCAGCGGGGAGGGAGAAGCACCGTCCAGCGCTGCGCGTTCAGATGCAGGGTGCTGTGGGCGTTGTGGCTTTGTCGAGGACCATCACTTCTTTAACACTGATGCTTTGTGAAATGTGATGATTTGATGCTAGACTGAAAACCGAAATAATATTGCAGACTCTACCAGtctttaatttgattttttttttttttttttttaattaaaaaaaagatgatcTTCTAGTCAACAAAGTTTGTAAAATTGTAACCAGTCTTTAAACAGACAACAGTTATGCCAATGCGCTGGAGcccctggctgctcccaggtGGTTGGTCATTAGTGAAGGGAAGGACTTTTCTCCCACTGTGGAACCTGCCCTGGTGGGACATTGCATGGAAGGGATCTCGGGCTTGGACATTTAGTCAGGTCTCTTGATGAGATGTGGAGAGTTTCGCATTGCTTGCTTTCAGTATTGTTTCTGAATTATAAGCTTTGAATGTTGTTGTTTAGTGTAATGCGAATTTATTTTTTGGAGTCTGGAGCCAATACTGACCGGATTGTTCTGTGCAGAAATTTGGAGATAGAATGAGGTGGAATAGTTGATGTGTAACATGTCGGTGTGTTACTTGCCTGCTGACAGCTTCAGAGATCACATTTGTCTGTCTGCCTTGGTGAGAAATCCTGTGGATCACAAAGCTGAAGACTTTTGAACCCATTAGAATTTTTTACCTTATTGTTACTGTTTGATATACTCAGTCATCAGGAAAAAAACGGTATTTATTTCCTCCTAAATATTGGACCAACTCTACCATAAAATAATATCACAGAGATGTAGAATTACTGTAGGGATTAACTGTAATGTCACTGTTTTTGAATGTGTATTTAATGTAGAAAGGGCAGAGATGATGTGGGGAAGAACCTCAGTATTATGAAACTGTTACTTTTCTTATTAGGTAACTTTAACACAAAGTTCTACCACTACAGAAATGAGGAATTGGTTTAGTTCAGAGTCTGTATGAATAAGATTTTACTGTTGTTTGACCTGCTTTGTTTTATctatctgttttctttaaagagcCAGGAATTAAGCTTTGCAGCAGGGCTGCTGACTTTAGTGAGGCTTGACATGGTACATAAACAGCATAGTGTATTTATGTTAGTTAATGTAGTGATTTTCAAATTTATCACATGCTTATGAATaacattcttcctttttatctacTTCTCAGGAATTATTAGACGTACAGCTGAAGTAGTGGCTTTAGTAACTTTGGTAACTGGATTAACAATTCAGTATTCAAAAATGAGGCTCCTTTCAGctgaaaatttgaaattaaaatcatGCTTATGTCTCATTGCCAAAATCCCATGGTTTTGAATATTCCTGATACTTAATcctttattaagaaaaaaaaaaaaaggtattaccATTACAGTTTTTTTAGTTCCATTTTTTATGCTATATTCTAAGTTGTGCTTGAAACTTTAAGGATACTTTAAAGGATACCTTACTAAATAGGAGAGAAgcctgttttgtgttttttttttttccaacagcaattaatgtttgaaattaatttcttaattgtgtagtttgttttttaagttccacttaagaaaaagaaaaacgtGAGCTCCCAACCCGGTGTTTGAACATGTGCTTAACTTTTAAACATCTGAGTAGGTTCACACGCCATGAGGATTTTGACAAATTCCCTCATGGTGACGTGTCGGAGAGCGACTGCAGCGGGATGGGGCTGGACCGGGGAGCCGAGGAAGGGGCAGGACCCCACGGATGGGCTTTGAACGCAGCAGCCTCAGGGGTAGCACCAACAGCCAAATTACTTTTGCAGAACTGCCGTCCTTGCAAAACCCTTGAGTGTTGTAACTTTTCTAATGGTCAAAGATCTCTCCAAAGCAGTGGGAAAGCCGTTTCCCAGCTATGCCCGCATTACTGGTGTGAGCTGTTGGCCAGTTGCGTATCTGCCTTGAGAGGTTTTGCCTTATAATGGCGCTCAGCCTGGTATGGATGTCGTACGTACTGACAGTTCTGCCTGTCCACTGACATAAATActgttatttaaataaacatgGTCTAAATGCCTTCTGTTACAATGGGATTGAAGGAAAGTTCGAAAAAACTTACCTATGTTCAGGGCAATACAGAAAGGGGGTtatatttctttgtcttcttcagGGAATGAGCATGCAATATGGAGGTATCTGTCCTAACTTTTAATTTTACTAACTAATTTATTCTAAAACTGGCAGAATAACAGAAGTCTCACAGCTGCTGAATTCCTTCTGCCTTTGGAGCAGTCCAGGGCTGGTGCAAATGGTCAGTTCTCAGAAATGCAGAGAGTGTTTAGACAGAAAGGCTGTAGGATAGTGTCTAATTATAGATTGCTTTTTCTAATATATTTCTTCAAGAATAACGCTTTTCCAGATACAGCAGTTTAGAAAGTGAATCCTATTGATATCCTTCTAGAtagaaaacatgtattttaagaGTTTTAATTATAGGtcaaatatatttatgtagttatattttgttttcagtagtgGTACATGATATGACAGAATTAAATTAATCTGTACATATAGGACACACATTTTAAACTATCATCTACTTAAAACTGACTGTAGATACTAGAAATGTCTTAACTTTGTTATAaaaagtgtggggttttgtcATTTGATGTAGATTAATAGGCTGTTGTAGAAGGTTGATTAAGAGTATGTTATTACGGTAAGACGGTATTAAAAGTTGACCTGAATCCTCCATTTGTCATTTTGGTGACCTTTATATCCCTTCCTCTTTAGAACTACGCAGCACTGATACAGCAACAAATTAATGAGGACAAACAAAACTTGAGAGAAAAGACTGTGTATGGAATCCagctcacagaagaaaaacttaaTGACTTCCGTGATGAACAGATTGGGCAACTGAAGGAACTGATGGATGAAGCTACCAAACCTAATAAAGAAATCGCCATTTCTAAAGACTCGGAACGCAAAAACTGAAaggttttaaaagatgttttaatgCATGTGGAAGCATTTTGAAACTTCCTTTTCCACTTGGACTTGAATGTGGTTTCTGTGCAGTAGTGGGCACTGCTGATGGGATAACTTGTCTGAAACATGTCTCTGGGTATTTGGCTTTCTATGCAAGAATAAATGTGTCCGCATTTATTGCGGGGCAACAATAAAGTGTGGCAGACTTTAATTAATAATTTGTTAACCCTCACCTTCCCCACTACTGAAGGGGAATAGGAGGACAAGGGAGAGGGACTTACAAGTTGGAAAGTTAAAGAAACTTTACTaataatgagagaaaataatgcaaaagatACAAACCCAATATTGAATTTCCCAGCATAGTGCAGCATCATGCCCGAGGCTGCAGAGCAGGTGCTGGGAAATCCTAGAGTCCTGGACTGCATTCGGCAGTAGACAGGAGCTGGATTGAGTGATGCACGGACTGGAACCGGGATCAGGATTGTAGGCAGGAGAACAGGCAGGGTCTTcttcagatgccggccatggaCAAAGAGAGTGAcaccctcatgatctcccagTTTTATACTGTGTATGATGTGGATGGCATGGAATGCCTCATTGGTCTATTTGGCTTACCTGTTATTTCCACCCCTTCCTGCAAATAAAACCCTGTCACTTGTGGGATGTATGAAATTTGTCAGTGACCTTGGCTCCTAGAGCAATAAAAGATAAACCCGGGCCTTTTCTGCATAGCATTCCTGCTGTTAGCTCAGTAAAACTGCAAATATCAGCCATTATCATCTGCAGAGCAAAGTGtcaaaaaaacatgcagccaacttCAGACAAATGCAGTCACTTAGAAGAGCgtagctgaaaggaaaagccaCTAAAAGATAATTGGTCGTGTTTTAACCAGAACCAGGACAAATTGTTAAAATGGAATAATCACAACAATTTTCTGTtaattgcaatatttttttctactaatGGAAGGCGGAGACTGAAAGAATTTGGTAAAAGTaaattgacatttttaaaatagaaagctttattttttttttaatcttagcACCCATAgggcaaaacatttttctgtttgtgtataATCCTCTACCTTAATGGAAAAGATGCAGTtagcatttgttttctgatgtgGATTCAGTGGCCAAAGAACAAAATTATGGTACTAGAGTGGGCTCATTTcaatggaaagaaatgaaaagtattAGAAATGCATGCGATTGTTGAAATTGGAAGTTGGTTTTCTTCTTGAGCCTTATTctgaaaagcactttaaaataaaagatgtaGTTCATTATTGAATTCACCTTGAAGGTACCACTGGCTTATGAAGaaaattctgctgttttttcaaaGCTAGATATAAATTACTGTTAGTCtctaaaattttgaaaaaatttgTGAGTTGGTTGTGCTGTATTTAGAATTCAAAGACTTTTTAAAGCTCAGCATGTCATATTACTCAATATTCTGTATAGATCAGAAGTTGTAAACTCCTCAATAACAGAAATTATCCTGTTCATAATACTGTAtaacaaatataaataattagTAGGTAATAGGATAAGTCTTCATCAGGAAAATGCATGCCTATTGTGATACTTATTGTGACTAAAAAAAGTCTTACTTTTTTATCTGCTAAGAAATCCACCCCCCTTTCTGTGGAAAAGTCACCTTTCATTTCATCTTCCAAACCTGGTTTTATATTATTAGTTTCGTTCTATTTCTGGACCTTTCCCTGTCTCTTACCTACAGCGTGTTCAAGACAAcataatttctttcctcctggGGGATGACAGCATTGACAAGTGAGCACATTTCCATCTGTCTCAACATGCTGTTTGCCAGAGCTAAGCTCCTGGATCCTGACCGGGGGCACAGCCTGCTGTGCTCTCCCTCGCCTCTCTGCCCAGTTCTTTGCTAGGATTTTAGGTTGTAGGTTGTTAATTTCTATTAACAGGTTGATTGAAAGACTCCTGTGCAACTTAAGGCAGCTTTGCTACATCTTCCTCTGCTCCTTGCACAGTAGGAGCATCCTTGATCCTTAAGGGTTTAATCCAAATAGGGACAGAATGGTGGAGATGACATCaggctgcagggctgaggcCACAAGTCCTGGTTCTTGGCCcattgaaggcaactgcaaagTAACCAGTAATTTTTGTGGCCAGATCTACTTCGTTTTAATACCAAAAGCAATGTTTGGGTGCTTGATAACAGAGTTTGTTTCCACTCCTTGATGGCTATCACACGTGCCCCTCCTCTCCAGTCAATATCCAAGTTGCTTCAAATTTATTTCAAGTATTGCGATTTAGAGCATGGTTATTTTAATCAGCACATTTAATGAAACTTGTTAGTTCAATGAAACTAGCTAGAACACTTCTTTTGCACCTGTCTACTGCTGTTTATACCTAGACAATACACATTTCTAAAGGCTAAATTAAATTTATAACGAAAAATTGCGATTTGGTAtgagaaacaaaaactaaaGTGAGTTGGAGGTGAGGGTAAACATCTATGCATCCACAGCCCCTCTTCCTGTAAATCTgacaacttttttctttcattgccaGTGGTAGCTCTTATTTTGTACTATGTTTGTATTCTTGTTTAAAACAACTCTTACAAAAGCCAAAATTCTACAATAGGAATGAAATATCTTTAAAGCTTTAAGACAGCTGGTGCTAATGGTAAGGCGTGCTGTGATCTGAGGAGCGCTTACACGGGGTGGCAGGCATGGGTGGCCCCACAGAAACTTTGCAAAGCCAACGCTACCACAGGTTGGTGAAATTCTTTGATTTACAAGTGTGAAAAATGCCCGTTAAGCTGAGAAGGTCAATCGACATCTCATCCTGTCCACAGGTAGGCTGAATGacaaagatacttttttttaattttattttttcatttttttaaggcATAGGGTATGTTCTGTAGGGAATTTTACACAAGGATTGATGGATaatgaacaaaagaaagcaTTCATCAAAATTACTTCAAAACTGCTAGCAGCTTGCAATTTCAAATGGCAAAAGCGttgcttagaaaaaaattatcaccTTATAATGAACAATAGCTGTGATCACTTTGCAAACGAAGATGAAGTTTTAAGCTCTGTCCTGTGCATGTTGGCATGGATTGCTGTTATACAACTGAGCACTGAAAGGCTCCTACCATCCATCTTTTGAGACCTCTCGCCATTCAGCATATCATCAAGAAAGATCCTCTGTATTTTGGTGATCGTAAGTTCATTTGGCTCTCTGGAACTGAAAGAGAGTGATAACAATTGGTTAATTTGGCTAAATCTTACCTGTGATAAGACTATATGATTGCCTGGAAACTGGTAGTAGTTGGAGGGAGCTGAATTTTAGGTAGCTAGAAAAGGAATGATTCAGAAATATGTCTCATTAAAAATTACTACAGTTTTGATTTGCAAAATACGAAGTTATACATCTTAAAAAGAACAACTATAAATGTAATTCCTTCagtgttttattatttctatgACGTGGGTTTATGCTTTTTAAACCAGCTGTCCAGCAAGAGCTATTAGAATGTGATCTTTCTCGCTTAAAAACATAACATACTGAAGGTAGAATTTATGAAGGAGTTTCATTCTCAGCTATTTGGACTGTAATCTTTTATAATTATTAGTGGGCTTTCTTCCTCTTGGATACATATTTATGAGAGGCTGCTTACTCACTGATGAGTCAGTGGCCAAGTTTTCATTGACTTCTAGCGTAAAATATTGAACAATTGGTGAAGGAGCAAGATCATGCCTTGCCtgttataatattttaaaatttgtactCTGTGTAAGCCAAAATAATAACAGAGGGAGGGCTGAATCTCTCAGCAGACTGATTAAGCATGAACAAAGAGTGTCCATCTGCCTTTGAGGAAGGATAAAAGCTGAGTAACTGTAAAAGGCATCTCCCATGCTGGGGCTGTCCTACTGAACTGTTGATTTTGAGACCTCTTGGAAAGGGTTTCAAAGGAAATCCTTCCTGCTGGAGGGTATAGATGCAGCATCGCAGTTTTTGCACGTCTTGCTTGGTGCTAGAACTGTCTGCCCCAGCTCCTACCAATTGgtgtccctgtgctggactgGGCTTGGTGCATCTGCCAGTGTTTGGTACCCAAGAGCCTCACTGTGAGGAAAGGATTCCCCTTTGAACCACATCAAGAAGTTCACCGTAAAGACTGATGCAAATCAAATGGCTGCTGTTAAAAGTTACAATAATTGTAAATGATCTGCTCCTATTCATGGAGGTTGCCTACCTGCTGCAAAACCTGTCTTTGGTAGGAACGTTTTCAGCAGTTGCAGTggccacagctctgccctgggaaCAGACTAAACAGTGCTGAGTCCTTCCACCTTTTCCAGTGGTTTGTGTCTACCGATTAAAGCACATGTAGATCACAGAATTTAATTTTAGTTGGATGCACCATTATGTAAGTACCATCCAAAGTATTCTTTGTTCATTGAAATTGAGAGCTATAATTCAATGTATAAATTCAACATATAAATGACCAAGAACTGAATTGTTTTGCCACTTGTAGCAGTGTGTGTTATGAGTAAATGTCAGGTGTTTCGACAA containing:
- the SDHAF3 gene encoding succinate dehydrogenase assembly factor 3, mitochondrial isoform X2, producing the protein MPGGARGLYRRILLLHRALPAALRALGDRYVKEEFRKHKAAGPAEAQRFLREWENYAALIQQQINEDKQNLREKTVYGIQLTEEKLNDFRDEQIGQLKELMDEATKPNKEIAISKDSERKN